A region from the Sander vitreus isolate 19-12246 chromosome 1, sanVit1, whole genome shotgun sequence genome encodes:
- the cartl gene encoding cocaine- and amphetamine-regulated transcript-like, whose product MDSSGIGMLRGLLFVGLLSVICHGQASQEVSAEDFGVDKPEPAADRDLVDALESLLGRMHNRISSTEKRGSIPLCVMGDRCAMKYGPRIGKLCDCGRGANCNSYLLKCL is encoded by the exons ATGGATAGCTCCGGGATCGGGATGCTCCGCGGACTGCTGTTTGTCGGCCTGCTGTCCGTCATCTGTCACGGCCAGGCGTCCCAGGAAGTCTCCGCAGAGGACTTCGGAGTGGACAAACCCGAACCAGCCGCAGACAGAGACCTG GTCGACGCACTGGAATCTCTGCTGGGAAGGATGCACAATAGGATTTCCTCCACTGAGAAAAGAGGAAGCATCCCTCTG TGTGTGATGGGTGACCGGTGTGCCATGAAGTACGGGCCTCGCATCGGGAAGCTCTGCGACTGCGGCAGAGGAGCCAACTGCAACTCCTAcctgctcaaatgcctctga
- the cart3 gene encoding cocaine- and amphetamine-regulated transcript protein-like, with amino-acid sequence MLPRIGTMQTTSRMLSGALLCALLLLSSTAGAQVLDTESEEELSPRALRDFYPKGPNLTSEKQLLGALHEVLEKLQAKRLPLWEKKFGQVPTCDIGEQCAVRKGARIGKMCDCPRGAFCNFFLLKCL; translated from the exons ATGCTGCCGCGCATCGGGACCATGCAGACCACCTCCAGGATGCTCAGCGGCGCGCTCCTTTgcgcgctgctgctgctctccagCACCGCTGGAGCCCAAGTGTTGGACACCGAGTCCGAAGAGGAGCTGAGCCCCAGAGCACTGCGGGACTTCTACCCAAAAGGTCCGAACCTGACCAGCGAGAAGCAGCTG CTCGGAGCTCTCCACGAAGTTCTTGAAAAGCTGCAGGCTAAACGGCTGCCTTTATGGGAAAAGAAATTTGGCCAAGTCCCAACG TGTGATATCGGGGAGCAGTGCGCCGTGAGGAAAGGCGCTCGGATCGGCAAGATGTGCGACTGTCCCCGGGGAGCTTTCTGCAACTTTTTCCTGCTGAAGTGCTTATGA